The genomic DNA TTCTCTAGAGTTAAAAGAGGTTGCCCCCAAAGGACTAATATAGTTAAAATTGAAAATCAAGAATCAGCATTCTTGAACATAAAAAGGGGCGTTCAATAGTCGAAAATCGACTTATTGGACACCCCCTTTTTACTCTTAACGATCAGGATATAGACTGAACTTCTCTGTTAAAGCTGCCACACGATTACTTGCTTCTTCAAGCTTGCCTTCATCTTCATGATTAATCAATGTTAATGCAATGATTGAAGCAATTTCATCCATATCCTCTAATCCAAAGCCGCGTGAAGTAACAGCAGCAGTTCCAATTCGGATACCACTTGTTACAAATGGGCTTTCTGGATCATATGGTATAGTATTCTTATTGACAGTAATACCAACTTTATCAAGAACAGCTTCTGCTACCTTACCAGTTATCCGTAAGGAGCGAAGATCTAATAATAAAAGATGATTGTCTGTTCCATCAGAAACGAGATCTAAACCTTCCTTTTTTAGACCTTCAGCTAAACGTTGTGCATTATCAATAATATGTTGTGCATATTCTTTAAATGACCCTTGAAGTGCTTCGCCTAATGCAACAGCTTTAGCAGCAATAACATGCATTAGCGGACCGCCTTGTATGCCAGGAAAAATAGATTTGTCAATTTTCTTTGCAAACTCTTTTTTACATAAAATCATTCCGCCTCTTGGCCCACGTAATGTCTTGTGAGTTGTTGTTGTGACAAAATCTGCATATGGAACAGGATTAGGATGCAAGCCTGCTGCGACGAGTCCTGCAATGTGAGCCATATCTACCATTAAATAGGCCCCTACCTCATCAGCAATTTCACGGAATCTTTTAAAGTCAATTACACGAGGATATGCACTTGCACCTGCAACAATTAGTTTTGGCTGATGTTCACGTGCTTTTTCAAGAACATCATCATAATTAATTGTATGAGTTTCTTTATCTACACCATATTCAACGAAATTATACTGAATTCCACTAAAGTTTACGGGGCTACCATGTGTTAAATGACCACCATGCGATAAGTTCATTCCAAGTACAGTATCTCCATGCTCTAAAATGGTAAAATATACTGCCATATTCGCTTGAGCTCCTGAGTGTGGCTGAACGTTTACGTGCTCAGCACCAAAGATTTCTTTTGCGCGATCACGTGCTAAATCCTCGACTACATCAACATACTCACAGCCTCCGTAATAACGTCTTCCTGGATAACCTTCAGCATATTTATTTGTTAGTACTGAACCTTGTGCTTCCATTACCGCTTCACTAACAAAGTTCTCAGATGCAATTAATTCGATATTATTCCGTTGACGTTTTAGTTCATCTTGAATTGATTGGAACACTAGTTGATCTTGCTGTTGTAAATATTTCATCAATATCCTCCTTACGATTTCTTATTATCAGCACGCCGTTCATATGTATATATCCAACCGCCGATTGTTAGAAAAATTCACTAATATTCTATCATGTTTTTATTTATAAAAGGAAGTTGGGTAAATTTTTACTTATAACTAATGCTGTTAAATAATATTAATTAAAATAATGGAAACGGCTTCATCCTCCTTTGGATGAAGCCAAATTCATTAAAGGGTATTTTCATATTCAGAAACGTCAAACCCTTTAACTTTTAACATTTTAATTGCTTTCTCCCTCATATTTCCTGAGGATGCAGCAATATACCCACGAACAACATCATCTTTTGTAACCGCTTCTTTTCCTTCAGCAGAAGCTAAAATGCTTTTCTCAATCCCCTTCTTTGCCATTGGACGTGCAAATACAGGAATTGGCTTCAATAACTCATCCAGTAATTCTTTTGCATCTTGTTGCCATTCCATTCTTATTGCTCCTTTCAAACAGTTCTGTTGTCATTAAAGCAAACAGTTACATAATTTGCAACATTAACAGTGTAAAAATAAATTTAAAATGAATAATTCATTAAATTGACTTTGTAAAAATCAAACTGTTTTTTTGAAGGGCATAGGTAAATAGCTTAAAAACTGCAGCTTTGTGAATCACTTTTATAAACAGCCCGCTCGCCCCCAATTAGCTTCGGTCTAGTTTTTGCTAAAGTAATATGTGCAGCTCCAAGAGATTTTTGCTTAATCCTTACAGGTACTGCAACATGCTTTAAATGCATCCCAATAAGCGTATCACCAATGTCAATACCTGCATCAGCTTTTACAAACTCAACAACGACTGGATCATGAAAATGCCGGAACGCATGCGTCGCCATTGCTCCTCCCGCAGTTCGAGCTGGAATAACAGATACCTCTTCTAACATTTTTTCTTTAGCCGTTGTTCGCTCAACAACGAGTGCCCGATTTAAATGCTCGCAACACTGAAATGCAAGCTGTACACCCGTTTTCTTTTGAAATTTCTTTAGTTCCTGATAAATCATCTTAGCCACATCAATTGTACCTGCAGTCCCAATCTTTTCTCCAATTACTTCACTTGTACTGCAGCCGATAACAAGAAGATGATGGCTTGCTAAATTAGCCTCTTTTTAAAAATCTGCTAATATTTCAGCAAATTGTTGCTCTAGATTGCTTATTTTCTTATCCATGAAATCAACCCTTTTCATAAAAGTGTACCTTCAATTGCCTGAGATAGTTGAAGTAAACTTTTACGCAAATCATAAACGCAGGATAGCTTATACCCATATACAATTAACTATAGTTTGTTGGTCAGCTGAATAAAAATATTTCTGCCATTAAGGTAACTTCTCAACGTTTACTTTCATACTCAGAAATTTTTCCAACACGACGCTCATGGCGGCCGCCTTCATAATCTGTTGTTAACCAAACCTTTGCAATTTCTCTTGCCAATCCTGGACCAATCACCCGCTCGCCCATCGCTAAAATATTACTGTCATTATGTTCACGTGTTGCCTTTGCACTAAATACATCATGAACTAAAGCACAACGAATTCCGTTTACTTTATTTGCAGCAATACTCATTCCAATTCCAGTTCCACAAATAAGAATGCCTTTATCAAATTCACCTGATGCTACTTTCTCTGCAACAGGTAATGCATAGTCAGGATAGTCTACAGACGTGCCACATTCGCAGCCAAAATCTTTATATTCAATTCCCATTTCGTCCATCAGCTTCTTTATCTCTTCACGAATATTTACTCCTCCATGATCTGATCCAATTGCAACCATCATCTGTCATAACCTCCTAAAGGAATTTAATCCATATGTAAAACTTATTTTGACATAGTGACATGAAAATATAAAGTAGAGCAATCTAAACTCTTACATCAATATTTCGTTATAAGGACGTATGAACGCCCCTGCATTCAACGTCTCGAACTAACATGTGTTTTCAAATCAGTGTGAACTCTTTGATCATTTTTTAAAAAAGTATTATTTCTGTAACTTGCTCACTATTTTTCCAATATAATCATTTAATTCTGTAAATGTAGATCTATACACTTCAATTGATCCCCCGAATGGGTCAATAATATCGCCTTCTTCTCCGACAAATTCTTTCAATGTAAAATTTTTTTTAACAGCTTGAGGAAAATGATTCATTATAGCGGATTTATGACCAGCTGTCATTGTTAAAATATGTGTCGCCCATTCTATTTGTTTTTCTGTTAATAGTGCCGATTGATGTAAATGGTCAATGTTGTTTTCTAATAATACAGCCTTTGTATTTTGTGATGATTGATTGCCTTCAACAGCAAAAACACCAGCTGATCTCACTTCAATTCCGTTTATTTTTTTGCTTTTTAAAATGGCTTCTGCCATCGGACTGCGACAAGTATTTCCTGTGCAAACAAACAAAATTCTGATCATTTATTGGTCGTCCCCCTTTCTATCTATTATAAGCTAAAAAAGCTTAATTCAAAATAGAGGGGATATATATCCGTAACATTACCAAATGAGTAGCTTCAATCCAAAGATAAGCATAATGCTGCCTCCAAACGCTTGACTATAATCTCCAAGGAAGCCTTGAACCTTCCGTCCTAAAATTAAACCAGTCCAAGTCAAAATTGTAGTAGCTACTCCGAAACTAATAATGACTAACATAATTCGCGCACCATAAATTCCAAAAGTTAGCCCAACTGAAAAACTATCCAAGCTAACAATAAAGCCAAATATAAACAGCCCGAAACCAATAGGTTTCATCACATTATTTTTATTAGAACTAAAACTTGATAACAGCATCTGGACTCCGAGAATTACTAGCAGTGCTCCGCCGATATATGTTGCAACTACCCCAAAATATTCCGATAAATACTTACCAAGTACTATCCCTAAAAGAGGCATCCAAATATGAAAAAAACCTATCGTAATGCCAATTTTAAAAATTTGGAGCAGACGTAATTTAAACAACCCCATACCTAAGCTGACTGAAAAAGCATCCATTCCTAAAGCAAAGGCGATTAAAAGTAAAGTAAATAATTCCTCAATTACTTCTGTCATGAGTTTTCCTCCTTGGACTAGCATCATTCAAGCATATGCATTTACAGAATTTTTTAGAAGGAATTATTTACTTGGTCACGTTTACAAACAAATGCAAAAAGAGAGCATAATCAGCTCTCACAAATAATTATTTTGGATTTTTACTTCAGTCTAAAGACAAGAAAATGATAAGGAAAATAAAATTA from Bacillus aquiflavi includes the following:
- a CDS encoding DUF2621 family protein, whose amino-acid sequence is MEWQQDAKELLDELLKPIPVFARPMAKKGIEKSILASAEGKEAVTKDDVVRGYIAASSGNMREKAIKMLKVKGFDVSEYENTL
- a CDS encoding manganese efflux pump MntP, which codes for MTEVIEELFTLLLIAFALGMDAFSVSLGMGLFKLRLLQIFKIGITIGFFHIWMPLLGIVLGKYLSEYFGVVATYIGGALLVILGVQMLLSSFSSNKNNVMKPIGFGLFIFGFIVSLDSFSVGLTFGIYGARIMLVIISFGVATTILTWTGLILGRKVQGFLGDYSQAFGGSIMLIFGLKLLIW
- the glyA gene encoding serine hydroxymethyltransferase, whose product is MKYLQQQDQLVFQSIQDELKRQRNNIELIASENFVSEAVMEAQGSVLTNKYAEGYPGRRYYGGCEYVDVVEDLARDRAKEIFGAEHVNVQPHSGAQANMAVYFTILEHGDTVLGMNLSHGGHLTHGSPVNFSGIQYNFVEYGVDKETHTINYDDVLEKAREHQPKLIVAGASAYPRVIDFKRFREIADEVGAYLMVDMAHIAGLVAAGLHPNPVPYADFVTTTTHKTLRGPRGGMILCKKEFAKKIDKSIFPGIQGGPLMHVIAAKAVALGEALQGSFKEYAQHIIDNAQRLAEGLKKEGLDLVSDGTDNHLLLLDLRSLRITGKVAEAVLDKVGITVNKNTIPYDPESPFVTSGIRIGTAAVTSRGFGLEDMDEIASIIALTLINHEDEGKLEEASNRVAALTEKFSLYPDR
- a CDS encoding low molecular weight protein arginine phosphatase, whose translation is MIRILFVCTGNTCRSPMAEAILKSKKINGIEVRSAGVFAVEGNQSSQNTKAVLLENNIDHLHQSALLTEKQIEWATHILTMTAGHKSAIMNHFPQAVKKNFTLKEFVGEEGDIIDPFGGSIEVYRSTFTELNDYIGKIVSKLQK
- the rpiB gene encoding ribose 5-phosphate isomerase B, encoding MMVAIGSDHGGVNIREEIKKLMDEMGIEYKDFGCECGTSVDYPDYALPVAEKVASGEFDKGILICGTGIGMSIAANKVNGIRCALVHDVFSAKATREHNDSNILAMGERVIGPGLAREIAKVWLTTDYEGGRHERRVGKISEYESKR